In Phyllostomus discolor isolate MPI-MPIP mPhyDis1 chromosome 3, mPhyDis1.pri.v3, whole genome shotgun sequence, a single genomic region encodes these proteins:
- the TMEM161B gene encoding transmembrane protein 161B isoform X5 has translation MFHIKVLFSLTTHYFKVKDGGEKSVCVTFGFFFFVKAMAVLIVTENYLEFGLETGFTNFSDSAMQFLEKQGLESQGPVSKLTFKFFLAIFCSLIGAFLTFPGLRLAQMHLDALNLTTEKITQTLLHINFLAPLFMVLLWVKPITKDYIMNPPLGKESIPLMTEATFDTLRLWLIILLCALRLAMMRSHLQAYLNLAQKCVDQMKKEAGRISTVELQKMVARVFYYLCVIALQYVAPLIMLLHTTLLLKTLGNHSWGIYPESVSTLPVDNSLPSSSVHSELPSTDGKMKVTVTQITVALSSLKNIFTPLLFRGLLSFLTWWIAACLFSTSLFGLFYHQYLTVA, from the exons ATGTTTCATAT CAAAGTTCTATTTTCATTAACTACacactattttaaagtaaaagatggTGGTGAAAAATCAGTTTGTGTtacctttggattttttttcttcgtGAAAGCAATGGCAGTCTTGATTGTAACAGAAAACTATCTGGAATTTGGACTTGAAACAG GGTTTACAAATTTTTCAGACAGTGCGATGCAGTTTCTTGAAAAGCAAGGCTTAGAATCTCA gggtcCTGTTTCAAAACTTACTTTCAAATTTTTCCTCGCTATTTTCTGTTCACTCATTGGGGCTTTTTTGACATTTCCTGGATTACGCCTGGCTCAAATGCATCTGGATGCCCTGAATTTGACAACAGAAAAAATTACACA AACATTACTTCATATCAACTTCTTGGCACCTTTATTTATGGTTCTGCTCTGGGTAAAACCAATCACCAAAGACTACATTATGAACCCACCATTGGGTAAAGAAAGTATCCCTTT AATGACAGAAGCTACATTCGATACTCTGCGACTCTGGTTAATAATTCTGCTGTGTGCTTTGCGGTTGGCCATGATGCGTAGTCACCTGCAAGCTTACTTAAACTTAGCCCAGAAATGTGTGGATCAGATGAAGAAAGAAGCAGGGCGAATAAGTACAGTTGAGCTACagaaaatg GTGGCTCGAGTCTTTTACTACCTTTGTGTCATTGCACTGCAGTATGTGGCACCTCTGATTATGCTGCTTCACACAACCCTGCTGTTGAAAACACTAG GTAATCATTCCTGGGGCATTTATCCAGAATCTGTCTCTACCTTGCCAGTGGATAATAGTCTACCCTCCAGCTCTGTTCATTCTGAATTACCATCCACTGATGGGAAGATGAAGGTAACTGTTACACAAATAACAGTGGCACTGAGcagcttaaaaaacattttcacccCTCTGCTCTTTCGAGGACTTCTGTCTTTCCTTACCTGGTGGATTGCTGCTTGTCTCTTTTCTACAAGCCTTTTTGGGCTTTTTTATCACCAGTATCTCACCGTGGCATGA
- the TMEM161B gene encoding transmembrane protein 161B isoform X6 — protein MAVLIVTENYLEFGLETGFTNFSDSAMQFLEKQGLESQGPVSKLTFKFFLAIFCSLIGAFLTFPGLRLAQMHLDALNLTTEKITQTLLHINFLAPLFMVLLWVKPITKDYIMNPPLGKESIPLMTEATFDTLRLWLIILLCALRLAMMRSHLQAYLNLAQKCVDQMKKEAGRISTVELQKMVARVFYYLCVIALQYVAPLIMLLHTTLLLKTLGNHSWGIYPESVSTLPVDNSLPSSSVHSELPSTDGKMKVTVTQITVALSSLKNIFTPLLFRGLLSFLTWWIAACLFSTSLFGLFYHQYLTVA, from the exons ATGGCAGTCTTGATTGTAACAGAAAACTATCTGGAATTTGGACTTGAAACAG GGTTTACAAATTTTTCAGACAGTGCGATGCAGTTTCTTGAAAAGCAAGGCTTAGAATCTCA gggtcCTGTTTCAAAACTTACTTTCAAATTTTTCCTCGCTATTTTCTGTTCACTCATTGGGGCTTTTTTGACATTTCCTGGATTACGCCTGGCTCAAATGCATCTGGATGCCCTGAATTTGACAACAGAAAAAATTACACA AACATTACTTCATATCAACTTCTTGGCACCTTTATTTATGGTTCTGCTCTGGGTAAAACCAATCACCAAAGACTACATTATGAACCCACCATTGGGTAAAGAAAGTATCCCTTT AATGACAGAAGCTACATTCGATACTCTGCGACTCTGGTTAATAATTCTGCTGTGTGCTTTGCGGTTGGCCATGATGCGTAGTCACCTGCAAGCTTACTTAAACTTAGCCCAGAAATGTGTGGATCAGATGAAGAAAGAAGCAGGGCGAATAAGTACAGTTGAGCTACagaaaatg GTGGCTCGAGTCTTTTACTACCTTTGTGTCATTGCACTGCAGTATGTGGCACCTCTGATTATGCTGCTTCACACAACCCTGCTGTTGAAAACACTAG GTAATCATTCCTGGGGCATTTATCCAGAATCTGTCTCTACCTTGCCAGTGGATAATAGTCTACCCTCCAGCTCTGTTCATTCTGAATTACCATCCACTGATGGGAAGATGAAGGTAACTGTTACACAAATAACAGTGGCACTGAGcagcttaaaaaacattttcacccCTCTGCTCTTTCGAGGACTTCTGTCTTTCCTTACCTGGTGGATTGCTGCTTGTCTCTTTTCTACAAGCCTTTTTGGGCTTTTTTATCACCAGTATCTCACCGTGGCATGA
- the TMEM161B gene encoding transmembrane protein 161B isoform X4, which yields MKPTQEMNISLVWCLLVLSFAIKVLFSLTTHYFKVKDGGEKSVCVTFGFFFFVKAMAVLIVTENYLEFGLETGFTNFSDSAMQFLEKQGLESQGPVSKLTFKFFLAIFCSLIGAFLTFPGLRLAQMHLDALNLTTEKITQTLLHINFLAPLFMVLLWVKPITKDYIMNPPLGKESIPLMTEATFDTLRLWLIILLCALRLAMMRSHLQAYLNLAQKCVDQMKKEAGRISTVELQKMVARVFYYLCVIALQYVAPLIMLLHTTLLLKTLGNHSWGIYPESVSTLPVDNSLPSSSVHSELPSTDGKMKVTVTQITVALSSLKNIFTPLLFRGLLSFLTWWIAACLFSTSLFGLFYHQYLTVA from the exons ATGAAGCCCACACAGGAAATGAATATCAGCTTAGTCTGGTGCCTGCTTGTTTTGTCTTTTGCAAT CAAAGTTCTATTTTCATTAACTACacactattttaaagtaaaagatggTGGTGAAAAATCAGTTTGTGTtacctttggattttttttcttcgtGAAAGCAATGGCAGTCTTGATTGTAACAGAAAACTATCTGGAATTTGGACTTGAAACAG GGTTTACAAATTTTTCAGACAGTGCGATGCAGTTTCTTGAAAAGCAAGGCTTAGAATCTCA gggtcCTGTTTCAAAACTTACTTTCAAATTTTTCCTCGCTATTTTCTGTTCACTCATTGGGGCTTTTTTGACATTTCCTGGATTACGCCTGGCTCAAATGCATCTGGATGCCCTGAATTTGACAACAGAAAAAATTACACA AACATTACTTCATATCAACTTCTTGGCACCTTTATTTATGGTTCTGCTCTGGGTAAAACCAATCACCAAAGACTACATTATGAACCCACCATTGGGTAAAGAAAGTATCCCTTT AATGACAGAAGCTACATTCGATACTCTGCGACTCTGGTTAATAATTCTGCTGTGTGCTTTGCGGTTGGCCATGATGCGTAGTCACCTGCAAGCTTACTTAAACTTAGCCCAGAAATGTGTGGATCAGATGAAGAAAGAAGCAGGGCGAATAAGTACAGTTGAGCTACagaaaatg GTGGCTCGAGTCTTTTACTACCTTTGTGTCATTGCACTGCAGTATGTGGCACCTCTGATTATGCTGCTTCACACAACCCTGCTGTTGAAAACACTAG GTAATCATTCCTGGGGCATTTATCCAGAATCTGTCTCTACCTTGCCAGTGGATAATAGTCTACCCTCCAGCTCTGTTCATTCTGAATTACCATCCACTGATGGGAAGATGAAGGTAACTGTTACACAAATAACAGTGGCACTGAGcagcttaaaaaacattttcacccCTCTGCTCTTTCGAGGACTTCTGTCTTTCCTTACCTGGTGGATTGCTGCTTGTCTCTTTTCTACAAGCCTTTTTGGGCTTTTTTATCACCAGTATCTCACCGTGGCATGA